CACCTTCAAGGACGGTCAGAAATTCTACTGGCAGCCCGACCAGGAGAACTCCGAGTACATCCTTTTTGTCGGCTCCAACCTCTTCGACGGCAATTACGGACCTCCCAACCGGACACCTCGAATGACCCAGCGTATGGTGGAGGGAAAACTGAAGACCACGGCCGTCGACCCGCGCTTCACCAAGCTGGCTGCCAAGGCCAACCGCTGGCTGCCGATCCAGCCGGGCACCGATGCCGCCCTTGCCATGGGAATGACCCGCTGGATTCTGGAAAACAAGCGTTTCGATGCCAAATATCTGGCCAATGCCAACAAAGCAGCTGCCGCAGCCGACAAGGAGACCACTTGGAGCAACGGCGCCTGGCTGGTCAAGCTTGACAAGGATGGAAAGCCGGGGGTTTTCCTCCGGGCCTCGGAAATAGGCCTGAAGGCCAAAGAGGTACGCAAGGACAAGGATGGCAAGGATTTCGATTTCGAGTACCTGGTGGCCATGAAGGACGGCAAACCGGTTGCCTTCGATCCCAATGACGAGAAAGAGGCCGTGGAAGGGGAGCTGTTTGTTGCCGCCGAACTGACGGACAAGGACGGCAAGCCGGTCAAGGTGAAGAGCGGCCTGCAGGTAATGCTGGAAACTGCCAAGGAGAAAACCCTCGCCGAATACGCCAAGATTTGCGGCCTTGAAGCCAAGGTCATCGAGGAGGTGGCGAGGGAACTGACCAGCTATGGCAAAAAGGCTGCCGTCGATGTTCACCGCGGCCCGGCCCAGCATACCAACGGCTTCTATAACATTGCTTCTCTGATGAACCTGAACCTGCTTCTGGGCAACTTCGACTGGAAGGGGGGCATGATCGTCGCTTCCACCTATAACACCGACGGCACCAAGAGCGAAAAGCAGCCTTTCAACCTGAAGAAGATCAGCCCGAAAGGGGCAAAACCCTTCGGACTGTCCATTATCCGTCACGATGCCAAATACGAGGAATCGACCCTTTTCGAGACGGCCAAATATCCGGCCAAACGCAACTGGTGGCCGCTCTCTTCCGACGTTTATGAGGAAATCCTCCCTTCCATGGCCGATGCCTATCCCTATCCGGCCAAGGTAGTCTTCTCCTATATGGGTGCGCCATCCTACTCGCTACCTGCAGGCCACACCATGATCGAGGCGCTGGTCAACACCGACCGCATTCCTCTCTACTTCGCCAGCGATATAACCATCGGCACTACAACCATGTATGCCGACTATATCTTCCCCGACCTTCACTACCTGGAGCGTTGGGAGATGCAGGGATCGCACCCCAACATGCCGGTCAAGGTGCAGCCGATCCGCCAGCCGGTCATTCCTTCCCCCAATGAGGTGGTCAAGGTTTTCGGCGAGGAGCAGCCCATATCCTATGAGACTCTGTGGCTGGCCCTGGCCGAGAAACTGGGACTGAAGGGATTCGGTCCCAACGGCTTCGGTGAAGGGAAGCCCCTTACCCGTCCCGATGATTTCTACATCCGAATGGTCGCCAACGTGGCTGGAGACGGCAAGGAGCCGGTGCCCGATGCCGGTGCGGCGGAGATTGAGACCTTCCTCAAGGCCCGAAGGCACCTGCCGAAGAATGTTTTCGATGTGGATCGTTGGCAGAAGATCGCCGGACCCGCCTTTGCCAAGGTGGTGTATGTGCTGAACCGTGGCGGGCGCTTTGACAGCCAGGCCAATACCTACAAGGGAGATCATGTGGCCAACAAGTACGGCAAGCAGATCAACCTCTATCAGGAAAAGACCTACAAGTGCAAGGATGCTTTCACCGGCAAACATTACTACGGCATGGCCCGCTACATGCCGGTTGTGGATACCCTTGACCGGCCGCCCGTGGAGCAGTCGAAGGGGTACGACCTGCACCTGATCACCCAGCGGGACATTCGCATGACCAAGTCCCGCACTATCACCAATCAGTACTTGACCGACTCCATCCCGGAAAACAGCATCATCATCCATACCAGGGACGCCAAGCGGCTGGGCCTGAAGGCCGGGCAGAAGGTGAAGGTGGTTTCGTCCACCAATCCGGCAGGGGAGTGGGATCTGAAGAACGGGACGAAAGTGCCTATGATCGGCAAGGTGCAGATTACCGAGACTATCCGCCCGGGTGTTGTAACCTTTACCCTTGGCCACGGCCATTGGGCTACCGGCGCCGGCGACGTGACCATCGACGGCAAGGTGATCAAGGGGGATCCCAGGAGGGCTGCCGGCATCCATGCCAATGCAGCCATGTGGATCGACCCGCACCTGAAGAACACCTGCATGATCGACAAGGTGGGGGGAAGCGTGTCGTTCTATGATACAAAAGTGAAGTTGGTGAAAGTGTAAAGATCATCTGAAAATTCTTTTTTAACCCTCAGCGGGCTGCCGGAAACGGTAGCCCGCTTTTTTTGGGACCGGACTCATGAAATCAACTAAAGGGTATACCTCACATGCCGATACGTTGGAACATATGCTATCTAAAGGAGGATACTGATGAAGAAGACATGTGCTGTGCTATGCGGAATTGCTCTGCTAACCATGGGAGGGGCACTTGCCCAGGCTGAGGTCGTCAAGCTCCACGGTTCGACTACCTGCCAAAAGCGGATCTTCGAACCGGGCAAGGATGCTCTGAAAAAAGCCACCGGTATCGACCTCGAACTGGTGGGTAACGGTACCGGCAACGGCCTTGAAGACCTGGTAGCCGGCAAGGCTGATGCCTCCATGGCCTCTGAAGAATTGGTCGATGCCGTAGCCAGCATGAAGGCTGCCACCGGCAAGGATGCATCGGCTGACCTGAAACCGAATGTCATCACAACGGATGTCATCAAGGTAATAGTCAACCCGGCCAACCCGGTGAGCAAGCTCTCAAAGGACCAGCTAAAGGGGCTTCATACCGGCGCTATCGACAATTGGAAGTCGGTTGGCGGACCTGACCAGCCGGTTATTGTCGTTACTTCCCACTCGGGATCTGCAACCCGGAAAGTATTCTCAAAACTGATGATGGACAACGCCAAGTATGTTGATGGCGCCATTGAGGTGAAGACCACGAGGGAGGAAATAGACAACGTCGGCCAGCTCTCCGAGGCGATCGGCGCGGTCAGCATGGGGTTCATCAACCTGCCGGGCAACAAGGAAAAAGTAAAAATTGTCGAGACGTCGGAAATCAGCCGTCCTTTGATGCTGATAACCCGGGGCGAGCCGTCGGCCAAGGTGAAGAAGGTGCTTGATTTTTTCACCGGCGAGGGAAAGAAGTATATCAAGGACTAGGTAAAGCTTTTACTCAACAAAAGGGGGGCGCAGGCCCCCTTTTTTACCCTGTTGAAGTGAGGACATATCCCGCATGACCATCAAGACCAAACTCTTTGCCAATATGTTTCTGACCATTGCCGGTATTTTAATTATTGCCGGTTTCAGCCTGGGGGGCATGCGGTTCGTGCAGAGCAAACTGGCTGTTCTCACGGAGAAGTCCACCCCCTATCAGTTGAAGACCATTGAGCTCCAACGGGCAGTGCAGGAGCACACTTCGAACCTGCTCAAGCTGGCTACCGCAACAACGGCCCAGGAACTGACAGCAGCACGCGGGGAGCTGGAAAAAACATTGGCGGATGTGAAGAGCCTGTCAACGGAACTTTCATCGTTCAAAGGGAGCAATACTGCCGATGGAGCAGAAAAGCAGCACCTTGACGAACTTGCCTCCATCACTGCCGAATTGGTCCGAACTGTAGATGAGAAGCTGAAAGCCCGGGATGAGGCAAAAAAAGCCGACACCGAGACGAAAGGGAAGTTGCAGCAGATCGGCCAGAAGCTGAAGGAGATGGACGGGGCGATGAAGAAGCTGCAGAAGGGCTCCATGGGCCAACTCTCCACCTCCAACGAGAGCGTCAAGCAGATCAGCCAACGGGTCAAGATTGTGCAGGCGACGATGAATTCCATCAATGATGTGAAGATTTCGCTCCTCGAGATTGCCGCCGCTGAGAACAAGGCCGGCGTAACCGTCGCCCGTAGCCACTTTACGGTAGCTTCACGCTGGATAACGACCGGCGCCCTGGCCAAAGCCGAAAAAGACAGCGCTGCGGTGAAAAGCCTCATTGATGGTATTGGTGAAATAACCAAGCAGGTCACCGGCGCCGGCGGGCTGATCGAGACCAAAAATGCATTGCTTGCCACCCCGACCGATGATCTGAGAAAGCAGTTCAGCGAGACGAATGCTTCTGCCATGCAGAAACTTGCCCAGATGACGGTCCTGATGGGTGATCTGGTGGAAAAGGCTGCCGAGACCAATACCTCGGAAAACAAACGGTTTGAAGAATCATTGAAGGGCTCGGAATCAGCCAGTACCGTCATGGGGATGAACTCGGACCTGGTGGGCATAGGTGGTGACATTCGCAGTCTTACCAAAGAACTGTTCGATGCCGACAATCCCCAGGAACTGGATACCATACGGAGCGAACTGGAGCAGGAGTTTGCTCAGGCGGACGGGGTGCGAAACCGGATGCGCTCGGGCAAGAAAGGACAGGAACTGCGCCAGCTCGGCCAGGTGACGGCTGCACTGCAGGATATCCGCGGGCTGCTCCTGGCCAAAGACGGTGTGGTGGCGAAGCTGAAGCACTCCCTGGAGGTTACGCGACAGGCGCAAGCCCTCAACGAAAAGTTGAAAGGTGTCGTTGCTGCCCAGCGCGAGGAGGGTAAAAAAGGGATGAGTAGTGCTCAGCAGGAACAGAGCAAGGCGGTCAAATCTGTGAACAGGGTCTTCAAGACCAGCATAACCTCTGTTACCATCATAGCTCTGGCTGTTCTCGTGCTGGGTATCGTTTTCAGCACCGGCCTGGTCAGATCGATCACTGCCCCTATCAAGGAGCTGACAAGCATTTCCGAGAAATTCGGCAACGGCGATTTCAGCAGCAGACTGGACGAAAAACGCAAAGATGAATTCGGTACTCTTGCCGTACATTTCAACCAGGCCACGGTCAAACTGAAGGAAATAACTTCCCAGATACGGGGCGCCATCGGCAACCTTGCCCATAGCGCTAATGCGCTGACGACAACGGCCGAGGAACTCAGCGCCGGTGCCCGCCAGCAGGCTACCCAGACAGATCAATCGGCTTCAGCCATGATCGAGATGAGCCAGACCATTCAGGATGTGGCACGTAATGCCCATGAGGCGGCCGCCGAAACGAAAAACACCCTTCTGTTGGCGGCGAACGGGCAAAAAACAGTGGGTGAAACGGTGCGCGGCATGGAGGAAATAGCAAGCTCCGTGAAGGAAACAGCTGATACGATACGGCAGCTTGGGGAAAATTCAGCGAGAATCGGTTCGGTTGTGGATGTCATTAACGAAATTGCCGACCAGACCAACCTGCTGGCTTTAAATGCGGCCATAGAAGCGGCACGTGCCGGTGACGCCGGTATGGGGTTTGCCGTTGTTGCCGACGAAGTAAGAAAGCTTGCCGAAAAAACGGCCGAGTCCACCAAGGAAATAGCCCAGATGGTAGCCCAGATACAGGCAAACACCAGCAAATCAGTGGTGGCGATGGAAAAGGGCACGGTGAAGGTTGAGGAGGGGATGCAGCGGGCGACTGAGGCGAATCGATCACTGGATGAAATCGTCAATGCTTCAGATAAAGGTGTTGCCATGGTTCAGACTATTGCCACAGCCTCTGAAGAGCAATCGGCAGTCGCCGCAGAGGTCTCCACCAGCATGGAACACATTGCATCCATAACCCGCGCAGCGGAGACGTCAACCAACGATATTACCCGCTCCGCCGAAGAACTGAACCGCCTTGCTGAAGATTTGAATAACATGGCTGCATGGTTCAAGGTTTAAGGTGAAAATGCCGGAAAGGCAGGAAAAAGGGCTGCGGACAACGCAGCCCTTTTTTTGATCAGGCCGTTTCGGTGAGCACCACCGTTTCGCCGTCAATGTCCTCTATATTTTCTGCAATGCCAGTTTCATCTTCCATTTTAAAGACATTCATCTCTTTTTGCAGGATATCGGTCTGGTCTGAGAGGCTGGAGACGGCGGTGTTGAGGATCTGGGTCGCTTCCAGATTTTTCCCGGTCGACTTTTCTATTTTTGCCACAGCCTGAACTATTTTGGCACTGGACTCGGTCTGGACGTCGCAGGCAGATTTGATGCTGCTGATCATCTCCGTCATGCTTTCAGTGGATTTGGCGATGCTGCTGCTGGCTCTTGCCTGCTCCCTGGTGGACGAACGGACCTGGTTGGCGAAACCGGTCATGCGTTCCACCGTTGCGACGATGAAATCGCTGACCTTGGCCTGTTCCTTGGTTGCGCTGCCGATCTGCTGGACCATGGAAGAAACATTTTCCATTGCTTCATTGATGATACGGCTGCCCCCGGCCTGTTCCACTGCTGTGCGTGCGATGGCACGCATGCGGTCGGTGGACTGTTTGACGCCGCTGACAATCTTTTCCAGGGCCTCGCCGGATAGTCTGGAGAGATGTGCACCTTCCTGGATGTACTTTTCTGCAGAGCCTATTGCACTTACCGCCTTTTCGGTCTCCAGTTGCACACCCTTGATCAACGTGGTTATCTCTCCTGTTGAGCTCTTGGTTCTTTCGGCAAGCTCCTTTATCTCATCGGCGACAACGGCGAAACCCTTGCCGTGTTCACCGGCCTGGGCGGCAATGATGGCGGCATTCAGGGCCAGCAGGTTGGTCTGTTCAGTCACATCATCGATAACCCTGATAATGGCCCCGATATTCTCTGTTTTTTCTGAAAGGGCTGTTATGACTTCTGCCGTAATAAGCGATGCGGAGCGGATCTGATCCATGCCGGCGATGGTTGCCCCCACGGAATCTTTGCCGATTTCCGCGTCCTTCAAGACTTCTGCGGCGATGGAAGCTGTTTCTTGTGAATTCCTCTCGATCTCCTTTATGGAGGAGTCCATCTGGGAAACGGAGGAGGCCGTTGCCGCGGATGTATCCATCAAGGCCGATGCACTTTCACTGATCTGTTTTATGGCAGCGGCAATTTCGGTAATGGAGGAGCTGACTTCCACCACCGATTCGACCAGCGATTCCATGTTTCCTGCCACTTCTTCAACGCTGGCGGCCATTTCCAGAATGGAAGAAGAGGTCTCGGAAGCCGAAATGGACAGGCTGTCCACGCCATGGGCTACGTCCTTCACCGAGGTATTGATGGCCTGTACTGCCAGGGAAGTTTCTCCGATGTCGTTTGCCTGCAGGTCTGCAGATTCCGATACGGAACTGGATGCCTGGTAGATCTGCCCGGACACTGTGGCCAGATCCCGAGCCGAGGCGCTGATACGCTTAACCATATGGCTCAGGCTTGCCACCATCCTGTTGAGCGCTGCGGAAAGTTCACCGATCTCATCACTTGAACTGACGGCAACTGTCTCGGAAAGGTTGCCTTCTGCCACAGATTGGGCAAAGTTGACCCCCTTGACCAGGGGACTGGTAATGGAACGGGCAACCCAAGTGATCGCCAGGAGTACTACCAGGAACAGCCCGGCGCTGACACTGCCGGCAATGATGATCTTTTGTCTGATCAGCTTGGCCGTAACAGCCTCACGTTCCTCGATCTCCATGCGCAGCGTATCCACAGTGCTGCCAACCTGCTCGATAAAGCGGTCATAGCGCATTTTCTGCACATTCTGGGCAAGCTCAAGGGCCACGGCTCTGTTACCCTGCCGGGCGGCAGGAATCTGTTCATTCTGCATGGTATCCAGGAATTCCTGCCATGTTATTTGCGCATCCTGAACGGCTAGCTTTTTTTCTTCCGAATCA
This region of Geotalea daltonii FRC-32 genomic DNA includes:
- a CDS encoding molybdopterin-dependent oxidoreductase, yielding MDRHEDKELLENEELLENKGMSRRKFLKTSAMVGCGALVAAQLDFAKGLIARVEAGEITEAEAYELMKAENTLYTVCLNCNTGCGIKVKIFEGVAVKVDGNPYNPFTLHPHLEMKEDIARGAKIDGAICPKGQSGHQGAYDPYRIRQVLKRAGRRGEGKWQSVPFDQAVSEIVNGGLLFSHVPGEENRHVDGLKSLYVLTDHKVYEEMGNDVAKIRKKKMTVAEFKTKHAANLDKLIDPDHPDFGPKNNQFVYWWGRKKGGRSDFAKRFTEQFGTVNTHGHTTVCQGSLYFACKAMSEQYVGDTFKDGQKFYWQPDQENSEYILFVGSNLFDGNYGPPNRTPRMTQRMVEGKLKTTAVDPRFTKLAAKANRWLPIQPGTDAALAMGMTRWILENKRFDAKYLANANKAAAAADKETTWSNGAWLVKLDKDGKPGVFLRASEIGLKAKEVRKDKDGKDFDFEYLVAMKDGKPVAFDPNDEKEAVEGELFVAAELTDKDGKPVKVKSGLQVMLETAKEKTLAEYAKICGLEAKVIEEVARELTSYGKKAAVDVHRGPAQHTNGFYNIASLMNLNLLLGNFDWKGGMIVASTYNTDGTKSEKQPFNLKKISPKGAKPFGLSIIRHDAKYEESTLFETAKYPAKRNWWPLSSDVYEEILPSMADAYPYPAKVVFSYMGAPSYSLPAGHTMIEALVNTDRIPLYFASDITIGTTTMYADYIFPDLHYLERWEMQGSHPNMPVKVQPIRQPVIPSPNEVVKVFGEEQPISYETLWLALAEKLGLKGFGPNGFGEGKPLTRPDDFYIRMVANVAGDGKEPVPDAGAAEIETFLKARRHLPKNVFDVDRWQKIAGPAFAKVVYVLNRGGRFDSQANTYKGDHVANKYGKQINLYQEKTYKCKDAFTGKHYYGMARYMPVVDTLDRPPVEQSKGYDLHLITQRDIRMTKSRTITNQYLTDSIPENSIIIHTRDAKRLGLKAGQKVKVVSSTNPAGEWDLKNGTKVPMIGKVQITETIRPGVVTFTLGHGHWATGAGDVTIDGKVIKGDPRRAAGIHANAAMWIDPHLKNTCMIDKVGGSVSFYDTKVKLVKV
- a CDS encoding methyl-accepting chemotaxis protein gives rise to the protein MKLGQRLNFIGHMKIKTKMLLIMAVVFFGFAVSLGMSYYTINQVKVGSRIYTDIKNSRDTIEQIAFLKSDLNRVRAEVITLISEENGDEQEVIVGDIQQITTEINDQFTAIINKLDSEEKKLAVQDAQITWQEFLDTMQNEQIPAARQGNRAVALELAQNVQKMRYDRFIEQVGSTVDTLRMEIEEREAVTAKLIRQKIIIAGSVSAGLFLVVLLAITWVARSITSPLVKGVNFAQSVAEGNLSETVAVSSSDEIGELSAALNRMVASLSHMVKRISASARDLATVSGQIYQASSSVSESADLQANDIGETSLAVQAINTSVKDVAHGVDSLSISASETSSSILEMAASVEEVAGNMESLVESVVEVSSSITEIAAAIKQISESASALMDTSAATASSVSQMDSSIKEIERNSQETASIAAEVLKDAEIGKDSVGATIAGMDQIRSASLITAEVITALSEKTENIGAIIRVIDDVTEQTNLLALNAAIIAAQAGEHGKGFAVVADEIKELAERTKSSTGEITTLIKGVQLETEKAVSAIGSAEKYIQEGAHLSRLSGEALEKIVSGVKQSTDRMRAIARTAVEQAGGSRIINEAMENVSSMVQQIGSATKEQAKVSDFIVATVERMTGFANQVRSSTREQARASSSIAKSTESMTEMISSIKSACDVQTESSAKIVQAVAKIEKSTGKNLEATQILNTAVSSLSDQTDILQKEMNVFKMEDETGIAENIEDIDGETVVLTETA
- a CDS encoding substrate-binding domain-containing protein, with translation MKKTCAVLCGIALLTMGGALAQAEVVKLHGSTTCQKRIFEPGKDALKKATGIDLELVGNGTGNGLEDLVAGKADASMASEELVDAVASMKAATGKDASADLKPNVITTDVIKVIVNPANPVSKLSKDQLKGLHTGAIDNWKSVGGPDQPVIVVTSHSGSATRKVFSKLMMDNAKYVDGAIEVKTTREEIDNVGQLSEAIGAVSMGFINLPGNKEKVKIVETSEISRPLMLITRGEPSAKVKKVLDFFTGEGKKYIKD
- a CDS encoding methyl-accepting chemotaxis protein, translated to MTIKTKLFANMFLTIAGILIIAGFSLGGMRFVQSKLAVLTEKSTPYQLKTIELQRAVQEHTSNLLKLATATTAQELTAARGELEKTLADVKSLSTELSSFKGSNTADGAEKQHLDELASITAELVRTVDEKLKARDEAKKADTETKGKLQQIGQKLKEMDGAMKKLQKGSMGQLSTSNESVKQISQRVKIVQATMNSINDVKISLLEIAAAENKAGVTVARSHFTVASRWITTGALAKAEKDSAAVKSLIDGIGEITKQVTGAGGLIETKNALLATPTDDLRKQFSETNASAMQKLAQMTVLMGDLVEKAAETNTSENKRFEESLKGSESASTVMGMNSDLVGIGGDIRSLTKELFDADNPQELDTIRSELEQEFAQADGVRNRMRSGKKGQELRQLGQVTAALQDIRGLLLAKDGVVAKLKHSLEVTRQAQALNEKLKGVVAAQREEGKKGMSSAQQEQSKAVKSVNRVFKTSITSVTIIALAVLVLGIVFSTGLVRSITAPIKELTSISEKFGNGDFSSRLDEKRKDEFGTLAVHFNQATVKLKEITSQIRGAIGNLAHSANALTTTAEELSAGARQQATQTDQSASAMIEMSQTIQDVARNAHEAAAETKNTLLLAANGQKTVGETVRGMEEIASSVKETADTIRQLGENSARIGSVVDVINEIADQTNLLALNAAIEAARAGDAGMGFAVVADEVRKLAEKTAESTKEIAQMVAQIQANTSKSVVAMEKGTVKVEEGMQRATEANRSLDEIVNASDKGVAMVQTIATASEEQSAVAAEVSTSMEHIASITRAAETSTNDITRSAEELNRLAEDLNNMAAWFKV